The genomic region TATCTCTTTAACAAGTGTAGCATATGCTTTCATTAACAATGTCTACAAGTTGCATGGGTGGCCTACAACAATTGTTTTTGATAGGGATGCAATTTTTAAGCAAATTCTGGCAAGAATTTACCAGACTACAAGGTATTGAGCTTGCTCTATCAACAACATACCACCCTCAGACTGATGGCCAGACTGAGGTGGTCAATAGATGCTTGGAAACATACTTAAGGTGTATGGTATTACATTATTCTAAGTCTTGGGCCCATTGGTTATCGCTAGCAGAATGGTAGTACAACACTAATTACCATATTGCCCTTaaaaccactcctttccaagctTTATATGGATTTCCACCTCCAATCCATATTCCTTATATTCAGAAAGGTACCAAAGTGGCTAGTTTAGATGAAGAATTGTGTTCTAAGGATGAGGCTATAAATGTTCTAAGGTCAACTCTTTTGATGGCTCAAAACAGACTCAGACAACAGGCTAACAAGCATCAAAGTGATAGAGTGTTTAAAGGAGGAACATGGGTGTATCTTTAGTTGAGACCTTACATACAATCTTATCTAAGAGGATCTTCATACAATAAGTTTTCTCCAAAGTACTATGGGCCTTATTTGATTGTGTAGGAAATTGGAGAAGTTGCTTTTAAGCTGGATTTACCCCTTGGGTCACTATTACATCCAGTTTTTCACGTGTCATTGTTAAAACAAGCTAATGGCTCACCTACTGCTATTACACCTTTTCctaaaatttctcattttattcACCAACCGGTAAAAGTGTTGGATCACAGGATGACCAGAGTTGGCAGGAAATGGGTAGCTCAGGTGTTAGTTCAATGGGAAGACCAGAGTGTGTTAGAGGCCACATGGGAAAACAAACATGATATGTAGCTTCGCTTTTCCGATTTCCGGTTTTAAGTGTGTTATTTTTCTTGTGGGTTACTTGTTAAACCTTGAATACAAGGTGGTCTTAGAAGGGGAGGGTATTCATGTTAGTACTGAATAAAAAGTATAGAGACTGTTTGTGTAATAGTTGGATAATTagtacagggactgtttgtgtagaTATTAGAAAGATAGTGGGTGAGTTGTAATTGTGTTTTAATGTCTGTTATAAACGACTGAAGCTAGCCAATTCGGTTTAGCTTGGTTTTGAGATAACTCTCTCTCTGTCTATCTTAGTTTTTCTCTCTAAACGTTGAGCTCTAACACACCATTACAGGCTACATAGGCCGTGGAGGGTAAGAGAATGTGTCGGACCAGAAGTGCTTCCTTtgttaaaagagtaaattacgattttggctccTGTGGTTGTGTCACTTTAACCCTATCAACTCGAAAAAAGAAACTTTtgacatctgagcccccaacgtcatGTTTTCTAACCAACTAAATAGATGGGGTAACTGATGGAGGCCAAAAGGGTAGAAAACATAACGTTCGGGGCTCAGATGTCAAAATACTTTTCTGGGGCTGATAGGATTAAAGTGACacaaccacaggggccaaaatcctAAGGCTGGACGGTATGGTACCGTCGCAGCTCCGTCCTCACTCGGCGACGGCCGGCAAACCACACCGCCCCCACCCTGTCGAGCTCCGTCCCCGTCCTCTCCGTCGGGGTCTTGACGTTGGAGACGGTCCTCCAATGATGGGCCCCCCTTCGATTGTTAccgttaaataaaaaaaaataatttaccaAATTTATTTCTACCATCCATTTCTTTAGATCTGCACatacacaaattcatcatcaCAAAAGTAGCAACCTGATTGAAGATCTGATTGAAGGAATCTGAGTTTTGGGAGAAATTACCTGATTGAAGATCTGCTACATACACaatggaagaagaagaagaagatgtataGAACTTACAGTGATGGAAGATAGAAGCAAGAACAAGAACATGAAGTAAAAGAGGTTAATTTTGACTGTTTTGCCCATCTTGTTGTTGTCTCTGTGTGTAGAATGTgagtgtttggtttggtttggttgggGTATGGTGATGGTGAGATTTATGGAGGAGAGTGCCAGAGTGGGAATCCTATAAATTAATATGttcttttcaatttttcaatatatattaaataatgtaTTAGTAACTCACTaactctttgtttttttttaaataaaataaagcatGAGAAATATAGTGTCACTAGAACAAGCAAGGATATCACTCATTTTTTCAAATATAGTTAGTTAAATCTTGTAATCATTTTTtacttatgtttttttttttaagtttatgtaatattttttaatattaataaaaatattgtgttagtttatttgttaaatgttaaaaaaagtagaaaattaaaaaaaaaacataaaagtggtggggatgactatgactaggaccatcctccataccctctagttttggGGAATGGAGCATCCTTGGaaggactatgacgtggcgcctacgtggcggatcattctcccttggaggaccatcaccataccctctagcctaattTACTCTTGTTAAAATACAATCTTGTATTATGTTTGATGGAGAGATGCCACTATTTAGAGAAAAAAATGTATTACGTTTACCGAAATGATTTGGATATTTTAATTGAATTACAATAAGATGGAATGATTTTGATATAATTAATAACTTGACAATGCAAAGATTAAGAAAACGATTTATTTAAATAAAGTTATCCGAATCAAGTCATCAACCAACCATGTTGCATCATGGATGAGACTGAGTCGTACTAGCAAGTACCAACTCAAATTGTTATTCCCTAGTCAATAACAAGGATTAAGGAAACAATTTATTTAAATAACGTATTAATTTGTTTGTTGGATGATTAGAAATGAATTAAAAAGTAGACCATATATAAAAATATCTGACCCAAAACTATATCCAAAAGTACCGAACGAGCAATGAATAACATCCAACTTGCTAATTAGAAGGGATTTAATATGTTACAAAATATATTCGTTTACACTGTTGCAAGATTAATCATCGTGGGGTTTTAGTTTTGCTACATTAACTATATCTTTTGTTACAAAAAAGAATTTGCTTTATTGGTATCGAGGTGTTGGTAATATTGTGTTTTCAAATGGTAAGGGTTAAATCCCTCGTAATAGATAAACAGGTTTGTTATTGTGGGTTAGCTCATTTAGTAAAGACTCATGTCTTTTAAATGGAGGTCTTAGGTTCAAACCTAAGCAAAGAAGAATAATTTAAAATTATGGGTGTAAAAGAGTAATATTAGATGTAGAAATTATCTTAACATATAAAATACCTTTAGCATGTGAAGTGAAGGAGAAaatttatttactttttttttgaaatttttgtttcCAATCTTATTAATCACGTATTTTAGTCCCATAATccaagaaaaagaaagaaatcaTGATTTTACACTAATAGAGTAAGTATGCAATTTTGTAGAATAATTATAATTACTCGAAAattgtagagtaattataattactctacaacTGTAAAATCACGATATTTTACATTTTGCAATTAAACTTCATCTTAATAAGTAGATGGGAAAAAACTTCTTCACTTTTCACATTAAGGCTATTTTGTATATTAATACCCATTTGTATTGGATCTTTACACTAAGTTAGTAATAAAAGTAGAAAAAGTGTGAGTTGTCATTCTAAAAAAACAAAACTATATCTTTTATTTTTGAGAATGTTATTAATATCCTTTAACCCCTACCACTTTTGTGTTCGTGCGAGAACTACTTTTAgggcgagaaccacgagaaccaatgtaAACATGGGGCATTATTGTAATTACATAATGAAATTAAAAAGCGCTATACAGATCTCTATCATTTCATCTCACAAAACCCTAACATTCACCTATCAAAATTTCCTTATCAATTTCACCCCGTAATCATCACGCATGTCCTCCATGAATGAATCACATCATCAATTCAATTAAGGTAACGAATTTTCTTGAAATTCCAAATCCGATTTAGTAAGTTTCTGAGATTATTCAATCATCATTGCAGGATTTATCGGTTTTCTCTCAATTATAACAAGTGATTTAGGTGTTTCGATTATTATTAAGGATAGTATGCTGTAGTTACAATCGAAGATTGAGGAGCAGATGATATTGAGAGCGATTAAGAAGGAATTTTGTTGGGAGAGTCTCCCAAAATGACTCCAAGCGAGTTTGAATACCAAGGACGAATGGCATAGAAGGTTCGTGTAGTTAATCAGTTGATCTTGTGTTGTATGTATGTTGCATTTGTTTATATATTGGTTATGTTGTTTGAAAGTTGAGTAATGTGCCTATTGTTGGACTACTTAATGCTTAGATTAGATGCGAAAATGTGTTAATTATGATTGTTATTCTGCTCATATTCGATTGAATTTGACTCCAAGCGAGTTTGAATACGAAGGAAGAATGGCAGAGAAGGTTCATGTAGTTAATCGGTTGATCTTGTGTTGTTTTGTTGCATTTATTTGATTGTTTGTTAGGTTATGGGGCAGGTTGTTTGAGATTGGAATAATGTGGTTGTTGTTGGAGTACCAGATGCTTAAATTAGATAAGAAAATATGTTACTTGTAATTATGATTTTGCTGATGTTTGATTGGATTTGACTCTCTAGTTGCACCAGCTGGGCACGTTTATTGATAAAAAATTACAGTTTCTTTAAGCACAAATCCCGTTCGACATACAAACTTGATGTCGATGCACATATACATTAAGTTTGTATGTTTGGTAATATTATGGTTTGTTTATTATTGTAGATCATTAATGGAAAAAAGCGAAGAAGTTGACATTTGTTCTGAAAGCAAGGGAGAAAGGATAAAAAAGAATGTCAAATGCTATGAAGGACGAGGACGTAATAGTTAAATAAGGAGTTTAAAAAAGTTGTTTACTATTCAATGATGTAGTTGGTtgagatgcacatgtgcattacttTTTATTTTCCATGTTAACTATGTTAACTGATATTGTCACTTATTTGAACATatataccataccataccatatgCAGATGTAGATGtagaaaaaaacataaaaaggagGAGAAGTAAGCGGAAGCATGATGAAACATTAGACAAGGATGCTAAGGAAATGCGTGCGACAAGAATAGGAAGGTTGCAAAATCAACATTAAAGGTGAGGGATGAGAATAATGACAAGATGGtggataaaaacaacattgatgGTTTGTGTTACAAAGAAGTGTTAATATAAAGTTAAAACTGCACATGTGCAGCATTATGTGTGAACATGATATAACATGTTGGTACAAGAAGTTTGTGATTTGAAGTTTGGTACAAGAAATTTGTTATTTGAATGACGATGTATGGACATATGCGTATTTTGGTTAATTTTATCTATTTGTTGATGGTTTAGTTATATTTGTCagtttatgatgtaatatgttgtttggtaTGGTATGAAGGTTGGTGATGCACATGCGTATAGTTTGGAATATCATATATATTGGTAAtgtattacggatggtagtgTAGACAGAAGTGAAATTGTATAATATTGGTaatgtattatggatggtagtgTAGATGGAAGGTAAACTGTATAGGTGTTGTCAAGAAATATGaagtatgcacatgtgcatcagtAATTGTAATTCAAGAAATACGAAATATGCATCAATAATTGTTATTTGAATATTGGTATGGAAGGGAAATTGTATATGTGTTGTCAAGAAATAtgaactatgcacatgtgcatcagtAATTGTTATTCAAGAAATATGAAAAATACACATGTGCATCAGTAATTGTTATTCggattaaaaaaaattcaaaaaaattattataaataaaatgttgcggtttttatgaataatttaaaaaaaaattgtgttttttaagtagttttggttgtgttcacattggttctcgcagttctcACAATAAGGAGTGATTCCTAACGGATActcctcatatatatatatatataggaaaagtgtaaaatacaatacggcttaacgtacatcacgtacgacaacgtgcgtgattatgcgtataacgtgcgtgattaataTTTTcatcatgcgtgattaatgttttccaacatgcgtgatttgggttttctaggttataacgtgcgtgattttcaaatgaacgtgcgtaattatctgtcgtacgtgatgtacgttaagctgtattgtacgttaactggcctatatatatatatatatatatatatatatatatatatattaaaatactaaaataaaatatatcaAAACTATAAAATCCAACATCAAAACTAAaagaaaataaactaaaaaattcATTCACCATCACTATCTTCATGGCTATCTTCATCGTTATATTCATCGCTATCTTGCTATCTTCATTGATATCTTCATCATTATCTTAATCATTATCTTCGTCACTGTGAATTTGTTTacgcttttttttttcttttttttttgtaggaCAGTTACGAGAATCATGGTAGGCACGTTTTCCTCACAATTTGCAATTCCTTTTTTCCTTTTTGCTCTTAACCTTGGCTTTCTCTCCCGGGCCAATCAAACGACGAGATTTCCCACATCCTTTATTCCTAATACCTTGGGGAGCCACAAAAGAAACACTAGCAGGTTGTGATTCTCCAACCAATTCTTCAAAGACATCACCCCTATTCTTAGAACTTGGATCACTTAGGACCTCTTCAAAAATTTTGTTCTTAATAGCCTTGATTTGTTCCACAAACCAAGCAAGCTTTACTGAATCACCCTGTACTCGGTCACCACATTGTTGAGCTAAATTTAGCGCCTCTGACCTAAGCTTAAAGTTTTCTGAGTTGTCAACACCATAACGGAATTCAATGTTGAACACTTTCTTAGGCAATGCATCTTTTTTCCACCTTGGAGCTATATACTTGTCAGGAATTTTGTTTATGCCTCCAAATCGGTATGCAGAAAAAACATGACGATATGGATATCCAATGCGTGTAAATAACATACATGAGCATGTAACTGAATTATCACTCAGATTGATCTTAGCCTGCAGAATATAATAACTTTCTCTATTATAACATATCGATAATGGTATATATCTAAACACATGAAGGATAAAGcataaataaaaatatgaaacaaACAAAATTTTCATGTAATCACCAATAACGGTCCCTTTTTCAAAGTGAGAAACCGTATAATGTTCATAACCATCAACGACATCAGGTCTACCACTCATACATGATAATAAGGCTTTAGATATCTCCTTTTGGACCTCATTAAAAATGCTTCTGGTGTATACAAGTGCTGCATGTGCTTCTATAGGTAACGGAGTGGATAAGACGGGAGATGTTGAATCGATTTTATGCTCAAAAACCCATTGCTGGTAGCATTGACCATCaattttcatgtcaaaacacaaCATAAACTGAACCAAAGTATGGGATGCGCTATAGTATACCTTAAAAAGTGTGTTTGAACTTTCACATCTAGACGTGGTTTTCATTAAACAATACATCGGTATGTCCCTAAAATAACCTGGGACCCACTGATCTCTAACAGAAAACATATCAGACAACCACTTGTGATGTTGCAAGTTGCAATCATTCATCAATAACTCCCATCGCTTCTTAAACATGGCAGGAGTGATAAAAACATTCCATACCAACTTATGTATACGTACCATCAAGTTGCTATTCTGTAACACATCACCATCAATCTTTAGATacaatttttaaaaataaaataccatTATTACACACGTTTAATAAAAACGCAGAAACTAGAAAAACATAAATACATATGTGTAAAACTGACAAGAATAACtatttttaaattaaatataCCTTTTGAGGAAGTTTATCCATAGTATGCCACATACATAAAAGATGGACATATTCATTGAAAAACTTTAGCTATGGCTTGTTTCATTGCTGGGTCTTGGTCGGTTAACACTAGCCTCGGTTGTTTACCTGAGAATTTATAAAACAAAGTTACGTTGTTCTTATGGTGTAAAACATAAACTTTTTGAAACAaagttacacatgtgtaaaacagAAACACTTACCATGTGTTTCAAG from Helianthus annuus cultivar XRQ/B chromosome 10, HanXRQr2.0-SUNRISE, whole genome shotgun sequence harbors:
- the LOC110882394 gene encoding protein FAR1-RELATED SEQUENCE 5-like, encoding MDKLPQKIDGDVLQNSNLMVRIHKLVWNVFITPAMFKKRWELLMNDCNLQHHKWLSDMFSVRDQWVPGYFRDIPMYCLMKTTSRCESSNTLFKVYYSASHTLVQFMLCFDMKIDGQCYQQWVFEHKIDSTSPVLSTPLPIEAHAALVYTRSIFNEVQKEISKALLSCMSGRPDVVDGYEHYTVSHFEKGTAKINLSDNSVTCSCMLFTRIGYPYRHVFSAYRFGGINKIPDKYIAPRWKKDALPKKVFNIEFRYGVDNSENFKLRSEALNLAQQCGDRVQGDSVKLAWFVEQIKAIKNKIFEEVLSDPSSKNRGDVFEELVGESQPASVSFVAPQGIRNKGCGKSRRLIGPGEKAKVKSKKEKRNCKL